In the genome of Rhizobium rhizogenes, one region contains:
- a CDS encoding site-specific DNA-methyltransferase, with product MTCIGKGEFLNGDCLDVMKGIQSGSVDMIMCDLPYGTTKCEWDSVIPFESMWKEIWRVCKMDSAVVLTASQPFTSALLMSQIDYFRTALIWDKGYQTGFMTSSKLPLKAHEDILVFYRKAGAYNPQVSTSDTPVKRNRSSSDPDRGFLGGTAGVHGGVLDEVSGKTKKEYFVDKTGYPTSIVVSDNTRYSVSKWHETQKPVDLFVQLIQMWSRRGDLVLDLTAGSGTTAIASEITGRRWICIEKNRDFFDRAISDVQHYSRIYG from the coding sequence GTGTATCGGAAAAGGCGAGTTTTTGAACGGCGACTGTTTGGATGTTATGAAGGGCATACAATCTGGTTCTGTCGATATGATAATGTGTGACTTGCCGTACGGTACTACGAAATGTGAGTGGGACTCGGTTATTCCGTTTGAATCTATGTGGAAAGAGATTTGGCGTGTTTGTAAGATGGATTCGGCTGTAGTGCTTACGGCTTCTCAACCGTTTACATCTGCTCTATTGATGTCACAGATCGATTATTTCAGAACGGCGTTGATTTGGGATAAGGGATATCAGACCGGGTTTATGACGAGTAGCAAACTACCCCTCAAGGCTCACGAAGACATCTTGGTTTTTTATCGCAAAGCAGGTGCTTACAATCCGCAAGTATCCACCTCTGATACACCCGTTAAACGCAACAGATCGAGTAGCGACCCGGATAGAGGATTTCTTGGTGGGACTGCTGGCGTGCACGGCGGTGTTTTGGATGAGGTAAGCGGAAAAACGAAAAAGGAATATTTCGTTGATAAGACCGGCTATCCGACTTCGATAGTTGTTTCAGATAACACTCGCTACTCGGTGTCTAAGTGGCACGAAACACAAAAGCCGGTAGACCTGTTTGTTCAGTTGATTCAGATGTGGAGTCGTCGTGGGGACTTGGTTCTCGATTTAACGGCTGGTTCTGGAACAACTGCCATAGCATCTGAAATAACAGGTCGTCGGTGGATTTGTATAGAAAAGAACCGTGATTTCTTTGATCGGGCTATTTCGGATGTGCAGCACTACAGCCGTATCTATGGGTGA